The Aeromicrobium yanjiei genome includes a region encoding these proteins:
- a CDS encoding hemerythrin domain-containing protein, protein MLLIHQVFRREFRLAGPMVRHVDAGNTAQAARVATYLAEIVTALHHHHHNEDEILWDTLVDRSPGCALHVGQMKAQHAAVSDLLDRVEEIIPAWTPAADAESRERLAAALDAVSSALDTHLGQEEEVILPVAAMSLSQAEWDRLGEAGMASVPRNRLLVQLGYILEDATPEQRSMVLAHVPLPARVLYRLTGRRQYEKEIRTLRAPV, encoded by the coding sequence ATGCTGCTGATCCACCAGGTGTTCCGCCGCGAGTTCCGACTGGCGGGCCCCATGGTCCGCCACGTCGATGCCGGCAACACCGCGCAGGCCGCGCGCGTCGCGACCTACCTGGCCGAGATCGTCACCGCACTGCATCACCACCACCACAACGAGGACGAGATCCTGTGGGACACCCTCGTCGACCGCTCCCCCGGGTGCGCGCTGCACGTCGGGCAGATGAAGGCCCAGCACGCCGCGGTCTCCGATCTGCTCGACCGGGTCGAGGAGATCATCCCGGCCTGGACCCCTGCCGCGGACGCCGAGTCCCGCGAGCGGCTCGCCGCCGCGCTCGACGCGGTGTCGTCCGCGCTCGACACCCACCTCGGGCAGGAGGAGGAGGTCATCCTGCCGGTCGCGGCCATGTCGCTCTCCCAGGCCGAGTGGGACCGCCTCGGCGAGGCCGGGATGGCGTCCGTCCCGCGGAACCGGCTCCTGGTCCAGCTCGGCTACATCCTGGAGGACGCCACGCCCGAGCAGCGCAGCATGGTGCTCGCCCACGTCCCGCTGCCGGCGCGGGTGCTCTACCGGCTCACCGGCCGGCGGCAGTACGAGAAGGAGATCCGCACGTTGCGCGCCCCGGTGTGA
- a CDS encoding AzlD domain-containing protein: MTALWGGIVVMAVGCFALKYAGLSVPERVLQHPLTVRAVELIPAGLLGALIAVQVFADGTSVQVDARLLALGVAAVLLALRVPFLPMVVAAALVAALARQL; this comes from the coding sequence GTGACGGCGCTGTGGGGCGGCATCGTCGTGATGGCGGTGGGGTGCTTCGCCCTCAAGTACGCCGGGCTGTCCGTGCCCGAGCGGGTGCTGCAGCACCCCCTGACGGTGCGGGCGGTCGAGCTCATCCCCGCGGGACTGCTCGGCGCCCTGATCGCGGTGCAGGTGTTCGCCGACGGCACGTCCGTGCAGGTCGACGCCCGCCTGCTCGCCCTCGGTGTCGCCGCAGTCCTCCTGGCCCTGCGCGTCCCGTTCCTCCCCATGGTCGTCGCCGCCGCCCTGGTCGCCGCCCTCGCCCGCCAGCTCTGA
- a CDS encoding polyribonucleotide nucleotidyltransferase, translating to MSELHSVETVIDNGAFGTRTIRFETGVLAQQAAGSVAAFLDDDTMLLSATTAGKHPKDHFDFFPLTIDVEERMYAAGRIPGSFFRREGRPSEDAILTCRLIDRPLRPTFKKGLRNEVQVVITVLALNPDTPYDVLAINAASASTQISGLPFSGPVGATRVALIDGQWVGFPTHSQLENAVFDMVVAGRVAGDDVAIMMVEAESTEATWDLVQSGVQAPTEEIVAGGLDAAKVFIKQLCEAQAELAATAAKPVRDFPVFLDFEDDVYAAVEAVAKDDLAQALTIVSKADREERESEIKADVIDKIGADFEGREKEIGAAIRAVTKKVVRERVLRDKVRIDGRGLEDIRALSAEVGIVPRVHGSALFQRGETQILGITTLNMLGLEQKLDTLSPETSRRYMHNYNFPPYSTGETGRVGSPKRREIGHGALAGRALLPVLPTREEFPYAIRQVSEALSSNGSTSMGSVCASTLGLLNAGVPLRAPVAGIAMGLISGEVDGEQKFVTLTDILGAEDAFGDMDFKVAGTREFVTALQLDTKLDGIPADVLAGALQQAYGARVAILDVMAEAIDEPDEMSPYAPRIITIKIPVDKIGEVIGPKGKIINQIQDDTGANISLEDDGTVYVGAENGEAAEAARDAINAIANPTMPEVGERYLGTVVKTVDFGAFVSLSPGRDGLLHISKLRELNGGQRVNNVEDVVSVGQKIQVEIAELGDRGKLSLIPVIEDKGEGDAAPAEEPADADA from the coding sequence ATGTCCGAACTTCACTCCGTCGAGACAGTCATCGACAACGGTGCCTTCGGCACCCGCACCATCCGCTTCGAGACCGGCGTCCTCGCCCAGCAGGCGGCCGGCTCGGTCGCTGCGTTCCTCGACGACGACACGATGCTCCTGTCGGCCACGACGGCCGGCAAGCACCCCAAGGACCACTTCGATTTCTTCCCCCTGACGATCGACGTCGAGGAGCGGATGTACGCCGCCGGCCGCATCCCGGGATCGTTCTTCCGTCGCGAGGGACGTCCCAGCGAGGACGCGATCCTTACGTGCCGTCTGATCGACCGCCCGCTGCGCCCGACGTTCAAGAAGGGTCTGCGCAACGAGGTCCAGGTCGTCATCACGGTCCTGGCGCTCAACCCCGACACCCCGTACGACGTGCTCGCGATCAACGCGGCGTCCGCGTCGACGCAGATCTCGGGCCTGCCGTTCAGCGGCCCGGTCGGCGCGACCCGCGTCGCCCTGATCGACGGTCAGTGGGTCGGCTTCCCGACGCACAGCCAGCTCGAGAACGCGGTCTTCGACATGGTCGTCGCCGGCCGTGTCGCCGGTGACGACGTCGCGATCATGATGGTCGAGGCCGAGTCCACCGAGGCCACGTGGGACCTCGTCCAGAGCGGCGTCCAGGCGCCCACCGAGGAGATCGTCGCCGGTGGCCTCGACGCCGCCAAGGTCTTCATCAAGCAGCTGTGCGAGGCCCAGGCCGAGCTCGCCGCAACCGCCGCCAAGCCGGTCCGCGACTTCCCGGTCTTCCTCGACTTCGAGGACGACGTCTACGCCGCGGTCGAGGCCGTTGCCAAGGACGACCTCGCCCAGGCCCTGACGATCGTCAGCAAGGCCGACCGCGAGGAGCGCGAGTCCGAGATCAAGGCCGACGTCATCGACAAGATCGGCGCCGACTTCGAGGGTCGCGAGAAGGAGATCGGTGCGGCCATCCGCGCGGTCACCAAGAAGGTCGTCCGCGAGCGCGTCCTGCGCGACAAGGTCCGCATCGACGGCCGTGGCCTGGAGGACATCCGTGCCCTCAGCGCCGAGGTCGGCATCGTTCCCCGCGTCCACGGCTCGGCACTGTTCCAGCGTGGCGAGACCCAGATCCTGGGCATCACGACGCTGAACATGCTCGGCCTGGAGCAGAAGCTCGACACGCTCTCGCCCGAGACGTCGCGCCGCTACATGCACAACTACAACTTCCCGCCCTACTCGACCGGTGAGACCGGCCGGGTCGGTTCGCCGAAGCGTCGCGAGATCGGTCACGGCGCCCTCGCGGGCCGTGCGCTGCTGCCCGTGCTGCCGACGCGCGAGGAGTTCCCCTACGCGATCCGCCAGGTCTCGGAGGCGCTGAGCTCGAACGGCTCGACGTCGATGGGCTCGGTCTGCGCCTCGACGCTCGGTCTGCTCAACGCGGGTGTCCCGCTGCGCGCGCCGGTCGCGGGCATCGCGATGGGTCTCATCTCCGGTGAGGTCGACGGCGAGCAGAAGTTCGTCACGCTGACCGACATCCTCGGAGCCGAGGACGCCTTCGGCGACATGGACTTCAAGGTCGCCGGCACGCGTGAGTTCGTCACCGCACTGCAGCTCGACACCAAGCTCGACGGCATCCCCGCCGACGTGCTGGCCGGTGCGCTGCAGCAGGCGTACGGCGCTCGCGTCGCGATCCTCGACGTCATGGCCGAGGCCATCGACGAGCCCGACGAGATGAGCCCCTACGCCCCGCGGATCATCACGATCAAGATCCCCGTGGACAAGATCGGTGAGGTCATCGGCCCCAAGGGCAAGATCATCAACCAGATCCAGGACGACACGGGCGCGAACATCTCGCTCGAGGACGACGGCACGGTCTACGTCGGCGCCGAGAACGGCGAGGCGGCCGAGGCTGCGCGCGACGCGATCAACGCGATCGCCAACCCGACGATGCCCGAGGTCGGCGAGCGCTACCTCGGCACCGTCGTCAAGACGGTCGACTTCGGCGCGTTCGTCTCGCTGTCCCCGGGTCGCGACGGCCTGCTGCACATCAGCAAGCTGCGTGAGCTCAACGGTGGCCAGCGCGTCAACAACGTCGAGGACGTCGTCTCGGTCGGTCAGAAGATCCAGGTCGAGATCGCCGAGCTCGGCGACCGCGGCAAGCTCTCGCTGATCCCCGTCATCGAGGACAAGGGCGAGGGCGACGCCGCCCCCGCCGAGGAGCCGGCTGACGCCGACGCCTGA
- a CDS encoding SGNH/GDSL hydrolase family protein, whose amino-acid sequence MPRTRPLLAALALIAVTSACSSSDGSADRSSADTTTGAGSDTAATGPRYVALGDSYTAGPQLNPTDKASDTCLRSTKNYPHLLAEAIGAASFTDASCSGATTDNVLESVATVGGGKAVPAQIEAVDKDTQLVTVGIGGNDSSLFSSLSVACTQPGTACEDYLDDKVPGILRDTGKNIATVLEAVKERAPQARVVLVGYLGVTPADRGCDALGGDALDTAGVSAGEQSIDRTMAAAARTAGATYVSMNAASKGHDACAGDEAWTNGLSPALGDGAVLHPRAAGMAAVASAVEKVVAS is encoded by the coding sequence ATGCCCCGTACACGCCCGCTCCTCGCCGCCCTCGCCCTCATCGCCGTGACCTCCGCCTGCAGCTCCTCCGACGGCTCCGCCGACCGCTCCTCCGCCGACACCACGACAGGTGCCGGCTCCGACACGGCTGCCACGGGACCGCGCTACGTCGCCCTCGGCGACTCCTACACCGCGGGCCCGCAGCTCAACCCGACCGACAAGGCGTCGGACACCTGCCTGCGCTCGACCAAGAACTATCCGCACCTGCTGGCCGAGGCGATCGGCGCCGCCTCGTTCACCGATGCGAGCTGCTCGGGCGCCACGACCGACAACGTGCTGGAGTCCGTCGCGACCGTGGGCGGCGGCAAGGCCGTGCCGGCGCAGATCGAGGCGGTCGACAAGGACACCCAGCTCGTCACGGTCGGCATCGGCGGCAACGACTCGTCGCTGTTCTCGAGCCTCTCGGTGGCGTGCACCCAGCCGGGCACCGCGTGCGAGGACTACCTCGACGACAAGGTGCCGGGCATCCTGCGCGACACCGGCAAGAACATCGCCACGGTCCTGGAGGCCGTCAAGGAGCGCGCCCCCCAGGCCCGGGTCGTCCTGGTCGGCTACCTCGGGGTGACACCGGCCGACCGAGGCTGCGACGCGCTCGGCGGCGACGCGCTCGACACGGCCGGCGTCTCCGCGGGTGAGCAGAGCATCGACCGGACGATGGCCGCCGCGGCCAGGACGGCCGGCGCGACGTACGTGTCGATGAACGCCGCGTCGAAGGGTCACGACGCGTGCGCGGGCGACGAGGCGTGGACCAACGGCCTGTCCCCCGCACTCGGTGACGGCGCCGTCCTGCACCCGCGGGCCGCCGGCATGGCGGCCGTCGCCTCCGCCGTCGAGAAGGTCGTCGCGTCCTGA
- the rpsO gene encoding 30S ribosomal protein S15 produces the protein MIKQYALSDGDTGSPEVQIALLTARIAHLTGHLQEHKHDHHSRRGLLLLVGQRRRLLNYLQNNDIERYRSLIERLGLRR, from the coding sequence ATCATCAAGCAGTACGCACTCAGCGACGGCGACACCGGATCCCCCGAGGTCCAGATCGCGCTGCTGACCGCTCGTATCGCCCACCTGACCGGCCACCTGCAGGAGCACAAGCACGACCACCACAGCCGTCGTGGTCTGCTGCTCCTCGTCGGACAGCGTCGTCGCCTGCTGAACTACCTGCAGAACAACGACATCGAGCGCTACCGTTCGCTCATCGAGCGTCTCGGCCTGCGCCGCTAG
- a CDS encoding glycosyl hydrolase family 18 protein, producing the protein MTATVRSRLALLSAAVLVVGGPAVPAAAKAPVNATGYALQGSASPSDVTRDGRYLRTIAISGVALDGPARISPVSADVAQLRRAAHRHGRKAVLLLSNYSDDLKDFDERVAHRMLTSGPARAAVIRALRKATRGFDGLQIDLESLRSRDMAGLVAFTRELDAALPGKTLSMAFMASTDRRGYLARGYDLAALAPSLDRMVLMAYDQHGPGWSRPGPVGSLSWVRRELSYFAKVLPNRKIDLGVAAYGYQWGRGSRTLTVSQARKRAGDKARWRAKQGEWSAKLSGGRTIWWSDRRSLRAREKIARSYGLHGVSIWEIGSSGRLR; encoded by the coding sequence ATGACCGCCACCGTGCGCTCGCGCCTCGCCCTGCTCTCCGCGGCGGTCCTCGTGGTCGGCGGACCCGCTGTCCCGGCGGCGGCGAAGGCACCCGTCAACGCCACCGGCTACGCGCTCCAGGGCTCGGCCAGCCCTTCCGACGTGACCCGCGACGGTCGCTACCTGCGCACGATCGCGATCTCCGGTGTCGCGCTCGACGGACCCGCCCGCATCTCCCCCGTCAGCGCCGACGTCGCCCAGCTGCGTCGCGCCGCGCACCGGCACGGTCGCAAGGCCGTCCTGCTGCTGAGCAACTACAGCGACGACCTCAAGGACTTCGACGAGCGCGTCGCCCACCGGATGCTGACCTCCGGACCGGCGCGCGCGGCCGTGATCCGGGCGCTCCGGAAGGCCACGCGCGGCTTTGACGGGCTGCAGATCGACCTGGAGTCGCTGAGGTCCCGCGACATGGCGGGGCTGGTCGCGTTCACCCGCGAGCTCGATGCGGCCCTGCCCGGCAAGACGTTGTCGATGGCGTTCATGGCCTCGACCGATCGCCGCGGCTATCTCGCTCGCGGCTATGACCTCGCGGCCCTCGCGCCGAGCCTGGACCGCATGGTCCTGATGGCGTACGACCAGCACGGCCCCGGCTGGTCGCGTCCCGGTCCCGTGGGCTCGCTGTCGTGGGTCCGGCGCGAGCTGAGCTACTTCGCGAAGGTCCTGCCCAACCGCAAGATCGACCTCGGGGTGGCCGCGTACGGCTACCAATGGGGACGCGGGAGCCGCACCCTCACGGTCTCGCAGGCCCGCAAGCGCGCAGGCGACAAGGCCCGTTGGCGCGCCAAGCAGGGCGAGTGGTCCGCGAAGCTGTCCGGTGGGCGGACGATCTGGTGGTCGGACCGCCGCTCGCTGCGGGCCCGCGAGAAGATCGCCCGGTCGTACGGCCTGCACGGCGTGTCGATCTGGGAGATCGGCTCGTCGGGCCGCCTGCGCTAG
- a CDS encoding GNAT family N-acetyltransferase has product MTTADVSARLAWPDDAAAIVRVQLASWQANDAVPAPELEALDPALLAERWATLVSSPADARLRVLVALERADVRGFALVHPSYDPDSDQVTDGEIGELVVDPGHQRAGHGSRLLQAAVDTLAADRFTRARWWVTSTDDALRSFVTESGWAPDGAHRELAGDSGATVKQLRLHTTLA; this is encoded by the coding sequence ATGACGACGGCCGACGTCAGCGCCCGTCTCGCCTGGCCGGACGACGCCGCCGCGATCGTCCGCGTGCAGCTCGCGTCGTGGCAGGCGAACGACGCCGTGCCCGCCCCCGAGCTGGAGGCCCTCGATCCCGCGCTCCTCGCCGAGCGGTGGGCCACGCTCGTCAGCTCACCTGCGGACGCGCGGCTGCGGGTGCTCGTCGCGCTCGAGCGGGCGGACGTCCGCGGCTTCGCACTGGTGCACCCGTCGTACGACCCCGACAGCGACCAGGTCACCGACGGCGAGATCGGCGAGCTCGTGGTCGACCCCGGTCACCAGCGCGCCGGGCACGGGTCACGGCTCCTGCAGGCCGCGGTCGACACCCTCGCCGCCGACCGGTTCACCCGCGCGCGCTGGTGGGTCACGTCGACAGACGATGCACTCCGGTCGTTCGTGACCGAGTCCGGCTGGGCGCCCGACGGTGCCCACCGTGAGCTCGCCGGCGACAGCGGGGCCACGGTCAAGCAGCTGCGGCTGCACACGACCCTGGCATGA
- the dapB gene encoding 4-hydroxy-tetrahydrodipicolinate reductase, translated as MTRVAVLGAKGRMGSESVRAINAADGLEVVAEIDLGDSLDQVTAAGAEVALDFTQPHVALDNVLWCIEHGVDVVVGTSGFDDERIAAVRSALGDSPASGVLVVPNFSIGAILMMRFAATAAPFFESVEVIEMHHPDKVDAPSGTAVRTAELIAASRREAGSPGLPDATTTDPDGARGAKIDGIPVHSVRARGFVASQQVLMGGAGEEFTIRHDSHDRTSFMPGVVAAVRGAGSRPGLTVGLDDVLGL; from the coding sequence ATGACACGGGTTGCGGTGCTGGGCGCCAAGGGGCGCATGGGTTCGGAGTCGGTGCGGGCGATCAACGCCGCCGACGGTCTGGAGGTGGTGGCCGAGATCGACCTGGGCGACTCCCTCGACCAGGTCACCGCCGCCGGGGCGGAGGTGGCGCTCGACTTCACCCAGCCCCACGTCGCCCTCGACAACGTCCTGTGGTGCATCGAGCACGGCGTGGACGTCGTGGTGGGCACGTCCGGCTTCGACGACGAGCGCATCGCCGCCGTACGCTCGGCGCTCGGCGACTCACCTGCCAGCGGGGTGCTGGTGGTGCCCAACTTCTCGATCGGCGCGATCTTGATGATGCGTTTCGCAGCGACTGCGGCGCCGTTCTTCGAGTCGGTCGAGGTCATCGAGATGCACCACCCCGACAAGGTCGACGCACCGTCGGGCACTGCCGTGCGTACTGCCGAGCTGATCGCTGCGTCGCGCCGCGAGGCGGGGTCGCCGGGCCTGCCCGATGCGACCACGACCGATCCCGACGGCGCCCGCGGCGCGAAGATCGACGGCATCCCCGTCCACTCGGTCCGGGCCCGCGGATTCGTCGCCTCGCAGCAGGTGCTCATGGGCGGGGCCGGTGAGGAGTTCACGATCCGCCACGACTCGCACGACCGTACGTCGTTCATGCCCGGCGTCGTCGCGGCCGTCCGCGGCGCCGGCAGCCGTCCTGGCCTCACCGTGGGACTCGACGACGTCCTCGGCCTCTGA
- a CDS encoding thymidylate synthase, which translates to MRAYLDLVQRILDEGVAKGDRTGTGTRSVFGHQMRFDLSEGFPLVTTKKIHVKSVVGELLWFIKGDTNTAFLRDNGISIWDEWADDNGDLGPVYGYQWRSWPAPDGRHIDQLADVIEQIKANPDSRRHVVSAWNVADLDAMALMPCHAFFQFYVADGKLSCQMYQRSADVFLGVPFNIASYALLTHMVAQVTGLEVGDFVHTLGDAHLYLNHLDQAREQLTREPRALPELWLDPAVTSIDDFTLDSVKVSGYDPHPRISAPIAV; encoded by the coding sequence ATGCGGGCCTACCTCGATCTCGTCCAGCGCATCCTCGATGAAGGCGTCGCGAAGGGTGACCGCACGGGCACCGGCACGCGCAGCGTCTTCGGCCACCAGATGCGCTTCGACCTGTCCGAGGGCTTCCCTCTGGTGACCACCAAGAAGATCCACGTCAAGTCGGTCGTCGGCGAGCTCCTGTGGTTCATCAAGGGCGACACCAACACCGCGTTCCTGCGCGACAACGGCATCTCGATCTGGGACGAGTGGGCGGACGACAACGGCGATCTCGGACCGGTCTACGGCTACCAGTGGCGGTCGTGGCCCGCCCCGGATGGCCGGCACATCGACCAGCTCGCGGACGTCATCGAGCAGATCAAGGCCAACCCCGACTCCCGCCGGCACGTGGTCAGCGCGTGGAACGTCGCCGACCTCGACGCGATGGCCCTCATGCCGTGCCACGCGTTCTTCCAGTTCTACGTGGCCGACGGCAAGCTGTCGTGCCAGATGTACCAGCGCTCGGCAGACGTGTTCCTCGGGGTCCCGTTCAACATCGCCTCGTACGCGCTGCTGACCCACATGGTCGCCCAGGTCACGGGCCTGGAGGTCGGCGACTTCGTCCACACGCTCGGCGACGCGCACCTCTACCTCAACCACCTCGACCAGGCCCGCGAGCAGCTCACCCGCGAGCCGCGCGCGCTCCCCGAGCTGTGGCTCGACCCGGCCGTCACCTCGATCGACGACTTCACGCTCGACTCGGTCAAGGTCTCCGGCTACGACCCGCACCCGCGGATCTCCGCTCCGATCGCCGTATGA
- a CDS encoding dihydrofolate reductase, which produces MTVTVVVAIGRNGVIGKDGDLPWPPTGDLAQFKALTMGHPLVMGRATYESIGRPLPGRTSIVLTRDPSWSAEGVETAGDLRSALARAAELDDEAFVIGGAQVYAAAIEADVVDRLVVTRVHLAPDGDAWFPEVDWSRWYETGREAHDGYDIVTYDRARP; this is translated from the coding sequence ATGACGGTCACCGTCGTCGTCGCGATCGGCCGCAACGGCGTCATCGGCAAGGACGGCGACCTGCCGTGGCCGCCCACCGGCGACCTCGCGCAGTTCAAGGCCCTCACGATGGGCCACCCGCTGGTCATGGGCCGCGCGACGTACGAGTCGATCGGCCGGCCGCTCCCGGGACGTACGTCGATCGTGCTGACGCGTGACCCGTCCTGGTCGGCCGAGGGGGTCGAGACCGCAGGCGATCTTCGCTCTGCGCTCGCCCGGGCGGCCGAGCTCGACGACGAGGCGTTCGTGATCGGCGGCGCACAGGTCTACGCCGCCGCGATCGAGGCCGACGTCGTCGACCGCCTGGTCGTCACCCGGGTGCACCTGGCGCCGGACGGCGACGCGTGGTTCCCCGAGGTCGACTGGTCCCGCTGGTACGAGACCGGCCGCGAGGCCCACGACGGCTACGACATCGTCACGTACGACCGCGCGAGGCCCTAG
- the kynU gene encoding kynureninase, with the protein MATPHDLDATDPLNGFRDRFVIDDDLVAYLDGNSLGRLPKATQERLAAFVREEWGGRLIRGWTESWVDLPVTVGDELGAALLGAAAGQTVIADSTSVNLYKLLHAAAGVRPGRDEIVIDATNFPTDRYLVESVARARGMTVRWVTPDLVDNVTVEVLRPALGERTAVVLLSHVDYRSGTLLDLASLTAEVHAAGGVVIWDLCHSAGVVEIELDALEVDFAVGCTYKYVNAGPGAPAFAYVAERHLAAAEQPIAGWWSAADLFAMSDTYESSPTIRRLLSGTPPVAGILAVQQGVRLIAEAGVEQIRAKSEALTAYAIELLDEAGLEIVTPREPALRGSHVTVRHPDARRLAEEMVERGVVPDFREPDLIRLGLSPLTTSFAEAAAGIAVLVGLAE; encoded by the coding sequence ATGGCCACGCCCCACGACCTCGACGCCACCGACCCCCTGAACGGCTTCCGCGACCGGTTCGTGATCGATGACGACCTCGTCGCGTACCTCGACGGCAACTCGCTCGGCCGGCTGCCGAAGGCGACACAGGAGCGGCTCGCGGCGTTCGTGCGTGAGGAGTGGGGAGGCCGGCTGATCCGCGGCTGGACCGAGAGCTGGGTCGACCTGCCGGTGACCGTCGGCGACGAGCTCGGCGCGGCCCTGCTGGGCGCGGCCGCTGGACAGACGGTCATCGCCGACTCCACGTCGGTCAACCTCTACAAGCTCCTGCACGCCGCGGCCGGGGTCCGCCCGGGCCGCGACGAGATCGTGATCGACGCGACGAACTTTCCGACCGACCGCTACCTCGTCGAGTCGGTGGCGCGGGCACGCGGCATGACCGTGCGGTGGGTGACGCCCGACCTGGTGGACAACGTCACCGTGGAGGTGCTCCGCCCGGCGCTGGGGGAGCGGACCGCTGTCGTGCTGCTGAGCCACGTCGACTACCGGTCGGGCACGCTGCTCGACCTCGCATCCTTGACGGCCGAGGTCCACGCGGCGGGCGGCGTCGTGATCTGGGACCTCTGCCACTCCGCGGGCGTCGTCGAGATCGAGCTGGACGCCCTCGAGGTCGACTTCGCGGTCGGCTGCACCTACAAGTACGTCAACGCCGGCCCGGGCGCGCCGGCCTTCGCGTACGTCGCGGAGCGGCACCTGGCAGCCGCCGAGCAGCCCATCGCCGGCTGGTGGAGCGCTGCCGACCTGTTCGCGATGTCCGACACGTACGAGAGCTCCCCGACGATCCGCCGCCTCCTCAGCGGTACGCCGCCGGTGGCCGGGATCCTCGCGGTCCAGCAGGGCGTACGGCTGATCGCCGAGGCCGGCGTCGAGCAGATCCGGGCGAAGTCCGAGGCGCTCACGGCGTACGCGATCGAGCTGCTCGACGAGGCGGGCCTGGAGATCGTGACCCCGCGGGAGCCGGCGCTGCGCGGCAGCCACGTGACCGTACGGCACCCCGACGCGCGGCGCCTGGCCGAGGAGATGGTGGAGCGCGGCGTGGTGCCCGACTTCCGCGAGCCCGACCTGATCCGCCTCGGCCTGTCGCCGCTGACGACGTCGTTCGCGGAGGCGGCCGCGGGCATCGCGGTGCTGGTCGGGCTCGCGGAGTAG
- a CDS encoding AzlC family ABC transporter permease: protein MTSDRSVIVDSLGVGLATGAYGVSFGAISTSSGLSVLQTCLISLLVFTGASQFAFVGIIASGGNPLTGSLTAILLGSRNLFYGVSMAPKLELTPAQRLATAHFVIDESTAMGVTRPTRRQARLGFYWTGISIFVLWNLSTAAGAWAGNAIGDPRTYGLDAAVGAAFLGLLWPRLASAKGRLVALVGAAVALGLVPLTSAGMPIILGGGAAVLLGLLWRPGRAS, encoded by the coding sequence ATGACCAGCGACCGATCGGTCATCGTCGACTCGCTCGGCGTCGGCCTGGCCACTGGCGCGTACGGCGTGTCGTTCGGCGCGATCTCCACGTCGTCCGGGCTCAGCGTGCTGCAGACCTGCCTCATCTCGCTGCTGGTCTTCACCGGCGCCTCGCAGTTCGCGTTCGTCGGGATCATCGCGTCCGGCGGCAACCCCCTGACGGGCTCGCTGACCGCGATCCTGCTCGGCAGCCGCAACCTGTTCTACGGGGTCAGCATGGCCCCCAAGCTCGAGCTGACCCCCGCGCAGCGGCTCGCGACGGCGCACTTCGTGATCGACGAGTCGACTGCCATGGGCGTCACGCGCCCGACCAGACGCCAGGCCCGGCTCGGCTTCTACTGGACCGGGATCTCGATCTTCGTGCTGTGGAACCTGTCCACCGCCGCGGGCGCGTGGGCCGGCAACGCGATCGGCGACCCGCGGACATACGGTCTGGACGCGGCTGTCGGGGCCGCCTTTCTCGGCCTCCTGTGGCCGCGGCTCGCCTCGGCGAAGGGGCGCCTCGTCGCGCTCGTGGGCGCCGCGGTGGCCCTCGGCCTCGTCCCGCTGACCAGTGCCGGGATGCCGATCATCCTCGGCGGTGGCGCCGCCGTGCTGCTCGGCCTGCTGTGGCGACCGGGGCGGGCCTCGTGA